A genome region from Columba livia isolate bColLiv1 breed racing homer chromosome 2, bColLiv1.pat.W.v2, whole genome shotgun sequence includes the following:
- the RAB12 gene encoding ras-related protein Rab-12, translating into MEPGSGLPQRRAGGGGLDLGAGSAGGSPALSGGQSRRRKQPPRPADFKLQVIIIGSRGVGKTSLMERFTDDTFCEACKSTVGVDFKIKTVELRGKKIRLQIWDTAGQERFNSITSAYYRSAKGIILVYDITKKETFDDLPKWMKMIDKYASEDAELLLVGNKLDCEVDREITRQQGEKFAQQITGMRFCEASAKDNFNVDEIFLKLVDDILRKMPLDVIRNELSNSILSLQPEPEIPPELPPPRPHVRCC; encoded by the exons ATGGAGCCGGGCTCGGGGCTGCCGCAGCGcagggcggggggcggcgggctgGACCTCGGGGCGGGCTCGGCGGGGGGGTCGCCGGCGCTCTCCGGGGGCCAGTCCCGCCGCAGGAAGCAGCCGCCGCGCCCGGCCGACTTCAAGCTGCAGGTGATCATCATCGGGTCGCGGGGGGTGGGCAAGACCAGCCTCATGGAGCGCTTCACCGACGACACCTTCTGCGAGGCCTGCAAGTCCACCGTGG gtgttgattttaaaatcaaaacagtagagctaagaggaaagaaaattagattACAAATCTG GGACACAGCAGGTCAGGAGAGATTCAACAGCATTACCTCAGCTTATTACAGAAGTGCCAAGGGAATTATTTTGGTGTATGATATCACCAAGAAGGAAACATTTGACGATTTACCAAAATGGATGAAAATGATTGATAAG TATGCTTCAGAAGATGCAGAGCTTCTATTAGTTGGAAATAAACTGGACTGTGAGGTTGATCGAGAGATTACTCGACAGCAGGGAGAAAAG TTTGCACAGCAAATAACTGGGATGCGGTTCTGTGAAGCAAGTGCCAAGGATAATTTTAATGTGgatgaaatatttctaaaacttGTTGATGACATTCTGAGAAAG atGCCACTGGACGTTATAAGAAATGAATTGTCCAACAGTATCCTGTCCCTGCAACCAGAGCCAGAAATCCCACCAGAACTGCCTCCTCCAAGGCCACATGTCCGTTGCTGTTGA